The Pelodiscus sinensis isolate JC-2024 chromosome 30, ASM4963464v1, whole genome shotgun sequence genome has a window encoding:
- the LOC142821328 gene encoding ribonuclease-like, with the protein MAHPMLLLAWLAVGLALAQGQTYPAFLRKHVDYPRTTVAPYCNVMMQRRGMTTPCKRFNTFIHANTTDIIDICGPGGTPVPGTNLHNSSNAFDLTDCDLQGATPRPPCRYREIPNLHSRIQVACTAGRPVHFQRKIP; encoded by the coding sequence ATGGCCCACCCGatgctgctgctggcctggctggccgtggggctggctctggcccaggGGCAGACGTACCCGGCTTTCCTGCGGAAGCACGTCGATTACCCCCGGACCACGGTCGCTCCCTACTGCAACGTGATGATGCAGCGCCGGGGCATGACCACACCCTGCAAGCGCTTCAACACCTTCATCCACGCCAACACTACCGACATCATCGACATCTGCGGCCCGGGAGGGACCCCAGTGCCAGGCACGAACCTGCACAACAGCAGCAACGCCTTCGACCTCACCGACTGCGACCTGCAGGGCGCCACGCCCAGGCCGCCCTGCCGCTACCGAGAAATCCCCAACCTCCACAGTCGCATCCAAGTCGCCTGCACCGCCGGGCGCCCTGTGCACTTCCAAAGAAAAATTCCGTAA
- the LOC102445201 gene encoding ribonuclease-like, which yields MAHQGHPLLLLAWLATCLALASGETRYEKFLRQHVDYPESSAPDARTYCSQMMQRRGLASSTCKFTNSFVHAPAATISTICGSGGTPASGDLRDSNAAFAVTTCRLQGGSQKPPCRYNADVGSHHIRIACQEGLPVHYDRSL from the coding sequence ATGGCCCACCAGGgacaccccctgctgctgctggcctggctggCCACGTGTCTGGCTCTGGCCAGCGGGGAGACTCGCTACGAGAAGTTCTTGCGGCAGCACGTGGATTACCCAGAGAGCAGCGCCCCGGACGCCCGGACCTACTGCAGCCAGATGATGCAGCGCCGGGGCCTGGCCTCGTCCACCTGCAAGTTCACCAACTCCTTCGTCCATgcccctgctgccaccatcagCACCATCTGCGGCTCCGGGGGGACCCCAGCGAGCGGGGATCTGCGGGACAGCAACGCCGCCTTCGCCGTCACCACCTGCCGGCTGCAGGGTGGGTCACAGAAACCGCCCTGCAGGTACAACGCCGACGTGGGCTCCCATCACATCCGCATCGCCTGCCAGGAGGGGCTCCCGGTGCACTACGACAGATCCCTCTAG
- the LOC102445463 gene encoding ribonuclease-like — protein sequence MAPCGPRPVLLLLLAACLALANGQLWYELNFLFNKNHVNYPKTSAPDPSTYCNLMMQNRGIYLNMVNTFIHAPISTINSVCTAGGTLKKGGLRVSTATFNVTQCVFQPGPWSISYLGTAKAQKVTVGCWNGVPVYLLKEV from the coding sequence ATGGCTCCATGTGGCCCCCGCCcggtgctcctgctcctgctggcagcctgcctggccctggccaacGGGCAGCTGTGGTACGAGCTGAACTTCCTGTTCAATAAGAACCACGTGAACTACCCGAAAACGTCAGCGCCGGATCCCAGCACCTATTGCAACCTGATGATGCAGAACCGGGGAATCTACCTCAACATGGTCAACACCTTCATCCACGCGCCCATCTCGACGATCAACAGCGTCTGCACGGCCGGCGGGACGCTCAAGAAAGGGGGCCTGCGCGTGAGCACCGCCACCTTCAACGTCACGCAGTGCGTCTTCCAGCCCGGCCCGTGGTCCATCTCCTACCTCGGCACGGCAAAGGCTCAGAAAGTTACCGTGGGCTGCTGGAACGGGGTCCCTGTCTACCTCCTCAAGGAGGTCTAG